The Nostoc sp. 'Lobaria pulmonaria (5183) cyanobiont' genome window below encodes:
- the argZ gene encoding bifunctional arginine dihydrolase/ornithine cyclodeaminase: MTSRIRFLMCPPDHYDVDYVINPWMEGNIHKSSRDRAVEQWQGLHQILKEHAIVDLVPPEKGWPDLVFTANAGLVLGDNVVLSRFLHKERQGEEPYFKQWFEGNGYTVNELPKDLPFEGAGDALLDREGRWLWAGYGFRSELDSHPYLAKWLDIEVLSLRLIDERFYHLDTCFCPLANGYLLYYPGAFDSYSNRLIEMRVAPEKRIAIEEADAVNFACNAVNVDSIVIMNKTSDALKTRLADAGFQVLETPLTEFLKAGGAAKCLTLRVTEPVRDEIHANVSVESRVIRMEGHLLDAGLINRALDLIIDAGGSFKVLNFNLGEQRQSTSAAEVRVSAPSHEVMEEIISRLIELGAVDLPHDERDAKLEPVIQDGVAPDDFYVSTIYPTEVRINGQWVKVENQRMDGAIAITQTSTGLVARCKILRDLKVGEQVIVDVLGIRTIRKTESRELRSTQEFSFMSAGVSSERRVELVVEQVAWELRKIRDAGGKVVVTAGPVVIHTGGGEHLAQLVREGYVQALLAGNAIAVHDIEQNIMGTSLGVDMKRGVAVHGGHRHHLKVINSIRRYGSIPKAVEAGAIKSGVMYECVHNNIPFVLAGSIRDDGPLPDTQMDLIQAQEQYAKHLEGAEMILMLSSMLHSIGVGNMTPAGVKMVCVDINPAVVTKLSDRGSVESVGVVTDVGLFLSLLIQQLDKLTSPYVNKVG, translated from the coding sequence ATGACTTCCCGGATTCGCTTTTTAATGTGCCCTCCTGACCACTACGACGTGGACTATGTGATTAATCCTTGGATGGAAGGGAATATTCACAAATCATCGCGCGATCGCGCCGTGGAACAGTGGCAGGGACTACATCAAATCCTCAAAGAACACGCCATTGTAGATTTAGTACCACCGGAAAAAGGCTGGCCTGATTTGGTTTTTACTGCCAACGCTGGCTTAGTTCTGGGCGATAATGTCGTCCTCAGTCGCTTTTTGCACAAGGAACGTCAGGGAGAGGAACCTTACTTCAAGCAATGGTTTGAGGGAAATGGTTATACAGTCAATGAACTTCCCAAAGATTTGCCCTTTGAGGGAGCAGGAGACGCACTGCTAGATCGGGAAGGACGCTGGTTATGGGCGGGATACGGTTTCCGCTCGGAATTAGATTCTCACCCTTATCTAGCTAAATGGCTGGATATTGAGGTGCTATCCCTACGATTAATAGACGAACGTTTCTATCACCTAGATACCTGTTTTTGTCCCCTAGCAAATGGCTATTTGCTTTACTATCCCGGTGCTTTTGATTCTTACTCCAACCGCTTAATTGAAATGCGAGTCGCACCAGAAAAGCGAATTGCAATTGAAGAGGCTGATGCAGTCAACTTCGCTTGTAATGCGGTAAATGTGGATAGCATCGTCATCATGAACAAAACGAGTGATGCTTTGAAAACCCGTCTTGCGGATGCAGGTTTCCAAGTGCTGGAAACGCCGCTTACGGAATTTCTCAAAGCTGGTGGTGCAGCTAAATGCTTAACTTTGCGGGTGACAGAACCAGTTAGAGATGAAATTCATGCCAATGTCTCGGTAGAAAGCCGCGTCATTCGCATGGAAGGACATTTGCTAGATGCTGGCTTAATTAACCGCGCTTTGGATTTGATTATAGATGCTGGGGGAAGTTTCAAAGTCCTGAATTTCAACTTGGGAGAACAACGGCAAAGTACCTCAGCCGCCGAGGTGAGAGTATCAGCACCATCCCATGAGGTGATGGAAGAAATCATCTCCCGGTTGATTGAATTGGGTGCTGTAGATTTACCCCATGATGAGCGAGATGCCAAACTAGAGCCAGTAATTCAAGATGGCGTTGCACCTGATGATTTCTACGTCAGTACCATTTATCCCACTGAAGTGCGAATTAATGGTCAGTGGGTGAAGGTGGAAAATCAACGCATGGATGGCGCGATCGCTATTACTCAAACTTCCACAGGTTTAGTTGCTCGGTGTAAAATCCTTCGCGATTTAAAAGTTGGCGAACAGGTAATTGTAGACGTTTTAGGTATCCGCACTATCCGCAAAACTGAATCGCGGGAACTCCGCAGCACTCAAGAATTCAGCTTTATGTCGGCGGGAGTTTCCAGCGAACGGCGCGTGGAATTAGTCGTTGAACAAGTGGCTTGGGAATTGCGTAAAATCCGCGATGCTGGTGGTAAAGTAGTTGTCACGGCTGGCCCTGTAGTAATTCACACTGGTGGCGGCGAACACTTGGCGCAACTGGTTCGGGAAGGATATGTACAGGCTCTGCTGGCTGGTAATGCGATCGCAGTTCACGACATCGAGCAAAATATCATGGGCACTTCCTTGGGTGTAGATATGAAGCGGGGTGTCGCCGTGCATGGTGGACACCGCCATCACCTGAAGGTAATTAATAGTATCCGCCGTTATGGCAGCATTCCCAAAGCTGTGGAGGCGGGAGCAATTAAAAGTGGCGTCATGTATGAATGCGTCCACAATAATATACCTTTTGTGCTTGCGGGTTCGATTCGGGATGACGGGCCTTTGCCTGATACCCAAATGGATTTGATTCAAGCACAGGAGCAATATGCCAAACACCTAGAAGGTGCAGAGATGATTTTGATGCTGTCATCGATGCTGCACTCCATTGGCGTGGGAAATATGACCCCGGCAGGTGTGAAAATGGTATGTGTCGATATTAATCCAGCTGTGGTGACTAAGTTAAGCGATCGCGGTTCTGTAGAATCGGTGGGTGTGGTGACGGATGTGGGATTATTCCTCAGTCTGTTGATTCAGCAGTTGGATAAGTTGACAAGTCCTTATGTAAATAAGGTAGGTTAA
- a CDS encoding DUF2085 domain-containing protein: protein MTRVAFSEELQINWVSFIADFLLVGMVFGPPIAPFLAASGVSLLPGIADIIYFMGNHVCPQPNMGLDLAPPFIMAVCMRCYGTVTGLLITRLLYGVTGGKGFYWLNQYGGSGAVLASVLMMAYPLELAAQIFGLWSFNNYLVTPFGLITGLAWGLFTMPIFHGWHGAKTSLTQL from the coding sequence ATGACAAGAGTAGCTTTTAGTGAAGAGTTGCAGATTAATTGGGTCAGTTTTATAGCTGATTTCTTGTTGGTAGGGATGGTTTTTGGCCCGCCTATCGCTCCCTTTTTGGCTGCGTCTGGAGTGTCTTTGCTTCCTGGGATTGCGGACATCATTTATTTCATGGGTAATCATGTCTGTCCGCAACCAAATATGGGGTTAGATTTAGCACCACCGTTTATTATGGCTGTGTGTATGCGCTGCTACGGCACTGTCACGGGTTTGCTAATTACTCGTCTGCTGTATGGCGTAACTGGTGGTAAAGGATTTTACTGGTTAAATCAGTATGGCGGGAGTGGTGCAGTTTTAGCAAGTGTGCTGATGATGGCTTATCCTTTGGAATTGGCAGCACAGATTTTTGGTTTGTGGAGTTTTAATAACTATCTGGTTACGCCTTTTGGGTTAATTACAGGTTTGGCGTGGGGATTGTTTACTATGCCGATCTTCCACGGGTGGCATGGTGCTAAGACTAGCTTGACCCAATTGTAG
- a CDS encoding calcium-binding protein: protein MTNFIVNQATDNGTGNTKGSLSYAIRQANQLAGNDTITIDSDVRVTSVPKTLVNSNITIVGNNHKISGDANNNGINDNGDVRPLFILSGSVDISNLTITNGRSQGGDSSIGGAGAGLGGGLFIYDGNVSLTNVAFSKNTAQGGNHGNVYSGYGSGLGGFGGGYGFDGSFGSFGSFGVGGLKVIGGDGGDGGFGGGGGYSYYGGGDGSFGGDGGFGGGGSGGGGGNYGHSSPGDGAFGGGNGGYYKNAGGGGAGLGGGIFVRSGSLTLSKTSFTNNTATGGTASESNSGLGLGGGIFIIQSLTNTNGNNQGMPTVLPTVTAVNNPTFSGNRAANDAGTSTNNDNVYGTITPLNLTGTPNADVLTGTARNNIINGLAGNDILVGGAGNDTLIGGAGADRFLYNTNAPFVLTAIGVDTISDFKHCQADKIVLDKTTFNTLASIPGTGFSNASDFKITSSAATSTAKIVYDAVSGQLFYNPNGSAAGFGSGGQFATLTGAPTLTATDFIVQV from the coding sequence ATGACAAATTTCATCGTCAACCAAGCCACAGATAACGGCACCGGCAACACTAAAGGCAGCCTCAGTTATGCAATTCGCCAAGCCAACCAACTAGCAGGGAATGACACGATTACCATTGATAGCGATGTCCGCGTCACCTCTGTGCCGAAAACCTTGGTGAACAGCAATATCACGATTGTGGGTAACAACCACAAAATCAGCGGCGATGCCAATAACAACGGCATCAACGACAACGGCGACGTGCGCCCCTTATTTATCTTGTCGGGAAGCGTTGATATTTCTAACTTGACGATCACCAACGGACGATCCCAAGGCGGAGATAGTAGCATCGGTGGCGCCGGTGCTGGACTGGGCGGTGGCTTGTTTATCTATGATGGCAATGTTTCTTTAACGAATGTCGCTTTCAGTAAGAACACAGCCCAAGGTGGCAATCACGGCAACGTCTACAGCGGCTACGGCAGCGGCTTGGGCGGCTTCGGCGGCGGCTACGGCTTCGACGGCAGCTTCGGCAGCTTCGGCAGCTTCGGCGTCGGTGGCCTCAAGGTCATCGGCGGTGACGGCGGCGACGGCGGCTTCGGCGGCGGCGGCGGCTACAGCTACTACGGCGGCGGCGACGGCAGCTTCGGTGGCGACGGCGGCTTCGGCGGCGGCGGCAGCGGCGGCGGCGGCGGCAACTACGGCCACAGCAGCCCCGGCGACGGCGCCTTCGGCGGCGGCAACGGCGGCTACTACAAAAACGCCGGCGGCGGTGGTGCGGGACTGGGGGGTGGGATTTTTGTCCGCAGTGGTTCTTTAACCCTCAGCAAGACTAGCTTTACCAATAACACGGCTACAGGCGGCACTGCGAGTGAGAGTAACTCAGGTCTTGGCTTGGGTGGGGGGATTTTTATCATCCAGTCCCTCACCAATACCAACGGCAATAACCAAGGAATGCCAACTGTCCTGCCAACTGTTACGGCTGTAAATAATCCTACCTTCAGTGGCAACCGTGCAGCTAATGATGCCGGGACATCCACCAATAATGATAATGTCTACGGCACAATTACTCCCCTCAACCTGACGGGAACTCCGAATGCAGATGTCCTTACCGGCACAGCTAGAAACAACATCATCAATGGATTAGCTGGTAATGATATCCTCGTTGGCGGTGCAGGCAATGATACCCTGATTGGTGGTGCCGGTGCCGATCGCTTCCTTTACAATACGAATGCTCCCTTTGTCCTGACTGCTATTGGTGTAGATACCATTAGTGATTTCAAACACTGCCAAGCTGACAAGATTGTCTTAGATAAGACTACCTTTAATACTCTTGCCTCTATTCCGGGAACAGGTTTTAGTAACGCCAGTGATTTTAAAATAACTTCTTCAGCGGCGACTAGCACGGCGAAAATTGTCTACGACGCTGTGAGTGGGCAGTTGTTCTACAACCCAAATGGCAGCGCGGCTGGTTTTGGCAGTGGCGGTCAATTTGCGACTTTGACTGGTGCGCCAACTTTAACAGCTACTGACTTTATTGTTCAAGTGTAG
- a CDS encoding sulfotransferase family protein: MISKIHLISGLPRSGSTLLGALLRQNPRFHASMSSPVGSLVNRMLEAMSEDNEFSVFITPEQKRALTLAIFSTFYQSQADKEVIFDTNRLWCSKLSLIQELFPTSKVICCVRNVAWIMDSIERLIRKNAFDVSRMFNNAGERSTVYTRTEALSQGGRLVGFAYNALKEAFYSEYSASLLLVDYDLLTQAPDKTISLIYQFLEEEPFEHDFANVEYEALEFDNRLNTKGLHHVRPKVEFQPRLTILPPDLFTQYDGLSFWKNPSNSLANVIVAQPVEAVS, encoded by the coding sequence ATGATTTCCAAAATCCACTTGATCTCCGGCTTACCTCGTTCCGGTTCTACCTTACTCGGAGCCTTACTGCGGCAAAACCCCCGGTTTCACGCCAGTATGTCTAGCCCTGTGGGTAGTCTGGTGAACCGAATGCTGGAAGCCATGAGTGAAGACAATGAATTTTCCGTCTTCATCACCCCTGAGCAAAAACGGGCATTAACCTTAGCTATTTTTTCCACATTTTACCAGTCGCAAGCTGATAAAGAAGTCATCTTTGACACTAATCGTTTGTGGTGTAGCAAGTTGTCCTTAATTCAAGAGCTATTTCCTACCTCAAAGGTGATTTGCTGCGTGCGGAATGTCGCTTGGATTATGGATAGCATCGAACGGCTGATTAGAAAAAATGCTTTTGATGTGTCGCGGATGTTTAATAACGCTGGTGAACGGTCTACAGTTTACACGCGCACCGAAGCCTTGAGTCAAGGGGGACGGTTAGTGGGGTTTGCTTACAACGCCCTCAAAGAAGCATTCTATAGCGAATACAGTGCGTCCTTACTTTTGGTGGACTATGACTTATTAACCCAAGCACCTGATAAAACCATATCGCTGATTTATCAATTTTTAGAAGAGGAACCCTTTGAGCATGATTTTGCCAATGTGGAATACGAAGCTTTGGAGTTTGATAATCGCTTGAATACCAAAGGATTACATCATGTGCGTCCCAAAGTCGAGTTTCAACCGCGACTGACAATTTTACCGCCGGATTTATTTACTCAATATGATGGGTTGTCTTTTTGGAAGAACCCTAGCAATAGTCTGGCAAATGTGATTGTGGCTCAACCAGTAGAAGCGGTGAGTTAA
- a CDS encoding response regulator transcription factor, producing the protein MSKGQRDVLALLALRLSNEAIAQRIKLSTSMIRHHVSQVLNKLGVINRTETATTAVRVGCV; encoded by the coding sequence CTGAGCAAGGGACAAAGAGATGTGTTAGCGCTGCTGGCTTTAAGATTGAGTAATGAAGCGATCGCTCAACGAATAAAACTGAGTACTTCTATGATCAGGCATCATGTCAGCCAGGTATTAAATAAGTTAGGAGTAATAAACCGCACTGAAACTGCAACTACAGCAGTGCGAGTTGGATGTGTTTAA